In Methanobrevibacter sp. TMH8, one genomic interval encodes:
- the tgtA gene encoding tRNA guanosine(15) transglycosylase TgtA, producing MFEIKHKDNRGRVGLLKTKHGTIKTPALMPVIHPKKQKIDVKKHGAEIVITNAYLIYKDEELKEKALNVGIHNLINFDGPVMTDSGSFQLSVYGDVDINNKEVIEFQEAIKTDIGTSLDIPTPPYETIEKTEEDLAITLERAKEAVEYKEANNMEMLLNSVVQGSTYPNLRSFCADELSKLNADLYPIGAVVPLMENYKYCDLVDVVMASVSHLPDSVPRHLMGAGHPMIFALAVAMGCDLFDSAAYILYAEDDRFLTTRGTYKLENLQEMPCSCEVCCNYTPDDLRTMKKEERTKLIAEHNLNVSFAELRIVRQAIAEGSLMELVEERCRVHPMLLNACRQLGNYSNDLEVYDPRIKKSAFFYTGPESLKRAEVKRHLDNLKDMDKKRDLVILPNSKKPYSKYVNKSKFGEFYTYGSERELDLDNTDFMVLDVPFCLIPLDIDEVYPLAQNESPKIRDIDSIEFIENFISEFIEYYDQTLISSKVINDLDIGLYNIHPQSNEVKFKKDDKRKIKAIADYQFGNGVGETLFEGDLTIEKSKKTGKIRHIYSNGTLIANMRASDSFFVLAKEGAIRLHNSQPFPENRVVVNKDSEPFAREGKSVFSKFVIDCDINIRSKDEVLIVNEEDELLAFGKSLLNHNEIMNFNTGQAIKTRKGIFNNG from the coding sequence ATTTTTGAAATTAAACATAAAGATAATAGAGGGAGAGTTGGTTTACTTAAAACCAAACATGGAACTATCAAAACTCCTGCTTTAATGCCTGTTATTCATCCTAAAAAACAAAAAATTGATGTGAAAAAACATGGGGCTGAAATTGTTATTACAAATGCATATTTGATTTATAAAGATGAAGAATTAAAAGAAAAAGCTTTAAATGTTGGTATTCACAATTTAATAAATTTTGATGGTCCTGTTATGACAGATTCTGGTTCATTCCAACTTTCAGTTTATGGGGATGTAGATATAAATAATAAAGAAGTAATTGAATTCCAGGAAGCTATTAAAACAGATATAGGTACTTCTCTTGACATACCGACTCCTCCTTATGAAACTATTGAAAAAACTGAGGAAGATTTAGCTATAACTTTAGAGAGAGCTAAAGAAGCAGTTGAGTATAAAGAAGCAAATAATATGGAAATGCTGTTAAATTCTGTTGTTCAAGGATCCACTTATCCTAATCTTAGATCTTTCTGTGCAGATGAGCTTTCAAAACTCAATGCTGATTTATATCCAATTGGTGCTGTAGTACCATTGATGGAAAATTACAAATATTGTGATCTTGTTGATGTTGTTATGGCTTCTGTATCTCATCTTCCAGATTCTGTTCCTCGTCATCTTATGGGGGCAGGTCATCCAATGATTTTCGCTTTAGCAGTTGCTATGGGGTGTGATTTATTTGATTCTGCGGCATATATTTTATATGCTGAAGATGATAGATTTTTAACCACTCGTGGAACTTATAAACTTGAAAATTTACAAGAAATGCCATGTTCATGTGAAGTTTGTTGTAATTACACTCCTGATGATCTTAGAACTATGAAAAAAGAAGAAAGGACTAAACTTATAGCTGAACATAACTTAAATGTTAGTTTCGCTGAATTAAGAATTGTTCGTCAAGCTATTGCCGAAGGTAGCTTGATGGAACTTGTTGAAGAGCGATGCAGAGTCCATCCAATGCTTTTAAATGCTTGTCGTCAGCTTGGAAATTATAGTAATGACTTGGAAGTATATGACCCTCGAATTAAGAAATCTGCATTCTTTTATACAGGTCCAGAATCACTAAAACGAGCTGAAGTTAAAAGACATTTGGATAATCTTAAAGATATGGATAAAAAAAGAGATTTAGTAATTTTACCAAATTCAAAGAAACCATATTCTAAATATGTTAATAAATCAAAATTTGGAGAATTTTATACTTATGGTAGTGAAAGAGAGTTAGATTTAGATAACACTGATTTCATGGTTTTAGATGTTCCATTTTGTTTAATTCCTCTTGATATTGATGAAGTATATCCATTAGCTCAAAATGAATCTCCTAAAATAAGAGATATTGATTCAATTGAATTTATTGAGAATTTTATTTCAGAATTTATAGAATACTATGATCAAACATTAATAAGTTCTAAAGTTATTAATGATTTGGATATTGGTCTTTATAATATACATCCTCAATCAAATGAAGTAAAATTTAAAAAAGACGATAAAAGAAAGATTAAAGCTATAGCTGATTATCAATTTGGCAATGGAGTTGGTGAAACTCTTTTTGAAGGTGATTTGACCATAGAAAAAAGTAAGAAAACTGGAAAAATTCGCCATATTTATTCTAATGGAACTCTAATTGCTAATATGAGAGCTTCTGACTCTTTTTTTGTATTAGCTAAAGAAGGTGCTATTAGACTACATAATTCCCAACCGTTCCCTGAAAACAGAGTTGTTGTAAATAAAGATTCAGAACCTTTTGCTCGTGAAGGTAAAAGTGTATTTTCCAAGTTTGTAATAGATTGTGATATTAATATTAGGTCCAAAGATGAAGTATTAATTGTTAATGAAGAAGATGAACTATTAGCATTTGGAAAATCTTTATTAAATCACAATGAAATAATGAACTTTAATACAGGCCAAGCTATAAAAACAAGAAAAGGTATATTTAATAATGGATAA
- a CDS encoding VOC family protein, with protein MKVEVYLNFAGNCEEAMKTYEKVFNGKNMEIMRYSDIPNTSDFPTSEDQKNMVLHGEMTIGDTNFNFSDTPGQYVHGNMMSVALRVNTAEEVKTFFEGLKKGATIHMDIGETFFSDLYVFFTDRFGVNWQFVVVKDE; from the coding sequence ATGAAAGTTGAAGTGTATTTAAATTTTGCTGGAAATTGTGAAGAAGCTATGAAGACTTATGAAAAAGTTTTCAATGGGAAAAATATGGAAATTATGAGATATTCAGATATTCCAAATACTTCTGACTTTCCAACTTCAGAAGATCAAAAAAATATGGTGCTTCATGGGGAAATGACTATTGGAGATACAAATTTCAATTTTTCAGATACTCCTGGTCAATATGTTCATGGAAATATGATGTCTGTTGCTTTAAGAGTAAATACTGCTGAAGAAGTCAAAACTTTCTTTGAAGGGTTAAAAAAAGGAGCTACTATACATATGGATATAGGTGAGACATTTTTCAGTGATTTATATGTCTTTTTCACAGATAGATTTGGTGTAAATTGGCAATTTGTTGTTGTTAAAGATGAATAA
- a CDS encoding tetratricopeptide repeat protein gives MKENNNLMKEKLLRKLGYWYENSEFDKIIDKILKIPKDQRDYETSSYLVKAYNSIEKFQSAIEELEIIKDKGRKDPLWHFRLGYAYFNIDNYEDALKEYEIAHKLDENNKIIKNHFEALKINLFIGKNYLEDEINT, from the coding sequence ATGAAAGAAAATAATAATCTTATGAAAGAAAAGCTATTGAGAAAATTAGGCTATTGGTATGAGAATTCTGAATTTGATAAGATAATAGACAAAATCTTAAAAATTCCTAAAGATCAAAGAGATTATGAAACAAGCTCTTATTTAGTAAAAGCTTATAATAGTATTGAAAAATTCCAATCAGCTATTGAAGAACTAGAAATTATAAAAGATAAGGGTAGAAAAGATCCTTTATGGCATTTTAGATTAGGTTATGCTTATTTTAACATTGATAACTATGAGGATGCTCTAAAAGAATATGAAATTGCTCATAAGTTAGATGAAAATAATAAAATTATTAAAAATCATTTTGAAGCTCTAAAAATAAATTTATTCATTGGAAAAAATTATTTAGAAGATGAAATTAATACATAA
- a CDS encoding DUF2262 domain-containing protein — protein MLTLDDFFKGSCSSFETKINIWKKEADLFINFQDENEKNLNNFFDIIKNEIIWIENNKNKIEDELLNNDIIELAEHTVSSAHLLKCSDEECYMIEDGSKIDFPITEEKFLESLYIESLSIDFGITIQSIEIVLICIPDYFMGQYISISIDNQKNIKFNGLNEG, from the coding sequence TTGTTAACATTAGATGATTTTTTTAAAGGATCTTGTTCCTCGTTTGAAACTAAAATTAATATCTGGAAAAAAGAAGCAGATCTTTTTATCAATTTCCAAGATGAAAATGAAAAAAATTTAAATAATTTTTTTGATATTATTAAAAATGAAATTATCTGGATTGAAAATAATAAAAACAAAATAGAAGATGAATTACTTAATAATGATATTATTGAATTAGCTGAACACACTGTAAGTTCTGCACATCTTTTAAAATGTTCTGATGAAGAATGTTATATGATAGAAGATGGTTCTAAGATTGATTTTCCTATTACAGAAGAAAAATTTTTAGAAAGTTTATATATTGAATCTCTTTCTATTGATTTTGGGATAACTATCCAATCAATAGAAATTGTTTTAATATGTATACCAGATTACTTTATGGGTCAATATATTAGTATATCTATTGATAATCAGAAAAATATTAAATTCAATGGTTTAAATGAAGGTTGA
- a CDS encoding nascent polypeptide-associated complex protein: protein MIPGMSPKQMKQMERQMKKMGMDMKDLPGVKEVIIRFEDKELVIPDAEVNLMNVMGQETYQITGNAVEVELNGEIEIPDEDIEMVANQAGVTKADAEEALIATKGDLAEAILKLSQ from the coding sequence ATGATACCTGGTATGAGTCCTAAACAAATGAAGCAGATGGAAAGACAGATGAAAAAAATGGGAATGGATATGAAAGACCTTCCTGGAGTAAAAGAAGTTATTATTCGTTTTGAAGATAAAGAACTTGTTATTCCTGATGCTGAAGTAAACCTTATGAATGTTATGGGTCAAGAAACTTATCAAATTACAGGAAATGCAGTTGAAGTAGAATTGAATGGAGAAATTGAGATTCCTGATGAAGATATTGAGATGGTTGCAAACCAAGCAGGAGTCACTAAAGCTGATGCTGAAGAAGCACTTATTGCTACTAAAGGAGATTTAGCTGAAGCTATTTTAAAGTTAAGTCAATAA
- a CDS encoding metallophosphoesterase: protein MTVIAHISDLHVSNNAFDDEVYLEVVNQVNALEPDMVIVTGDITDHGYYSEFHKATEYLSMINYPLFAVPGNHDARNVGYETFEELIGERSWVLTKDDNLTVVGLDSSGPDVDKGHIGRPQQLWMENELDKSLNNSNFSIVAMHHHVIPVPKTGRERNVLSDAGDILQSLINHDVNMVICGHKHVPHLWRMENTLFINAGSVSSIKLRGNDKNSYNTYHISDNHIDVILNHINGEKIFLGKFNRDQL, encoded by the coding sequence ATGACTGTAATTGCTCATATATCTGATCTTCATGTCAGTAACAATGCTTTTGATGATGAAGTATATTTAGAAGTTGTTAATCAAGTTAATGCTTTAGAACCTGATATGGTTATTGTAACAGGGGATATTACTGATCATGGTTATTATTCTGAATTTCATAAAGCTACAGAATATCTTTCTATGATTAATTATCCATTATTCGCTGTTCCAGGAAATCACGATGCTCGAAATGTTGGATATGAAACTTTTGAAGAATTAATCGGTGAACGAAGTTGGGTTTTAACTAAAGATGATAATTTAACTGTTGTTGGTCTTGATAGCAGCGGTCCTGATGTTGACAAGGGCCATATAGGTCGCCCCCAACAATTATGGATGGAAAATGAGCTTGATAAATCTTTAAACAATTCTAATTTTTCTATTGTAGCCATGCACCATCATGTAATACCTGTTCCTAAAACTGGAAGAGAGAGAAATGTTTTATCTGATGCTGGAGATATTTTACAAAGTTTAATTAATCATGATGTAAATATGGTTATCTGTGGCCATAAACATGTTCCTCACCTTTGGAGAATGGAAAACACTTTGTTCATAAATGCAGGTTCTGTTTCATCTATTAAATTACGTGGTAATGATAAAAATTCTTACAATACTTATCATATATCTGATAATCATATTGATGTTATTTTAAATCATATTAATGGTGAAAAAATATTTTTAGGTAAATTCAATAGAGATCAGCTTTGA
- a CDS encoding Zc3h12a-like ribonuclease, translated as MKVVIDGSNVAHFGKEDDSPPKLSNILSAVKALEDRGDDFVIIADASLKHGIDDKEKYNHLVEEEAIEEVPAGNNADHFILELSEEENAKILSNDMFREFNDEFKDIQSRRLPFSFEGEDIVIGESKKPKKDKNILQHICEDILIAIERKRWEIYKGKEGIEFTPLNIAKESIIRMDKSQHDGVGNKIEGLFSKLPMFDKVMDMVENVETSAPYVIFVLVHPKDYKEAVKSAGNISVTIADRLRLNKRPLIAVRNDLFMKPGSFELNILYSDEVEEEAPFNVEIKINQHDEVFIKKNSRNIASTVAGRMGSWKFPFVAVKPDIILEKPGEFETFLDKNEKYGKKDE; from the coding sequence TTGAAAGTTGTTATAGATGGATCTAATGTAGCACACTTTGGAAAAGAAGATGATTCTCCTCCTAAATTGAGTAATATTCTCTCTGCAGTGAAAGCTTTAGAAGATAGGGGGGATGACTTTGTTATTATAGCTGATGCTTCACTTAAACACGGGATTGATGATAAAGAGAAATATAATCATCTAGTTGAAGAAGAAGCTATTGAAGAAGTTCCAGCTGGAAATAATGCAGATCATTTTATACTAGAATTATCTGAAGAAGAAAATGCAAAAATTCTTTCAAATGACATGTTTAGAGAATTTAATGATGAATTTAAAGATATTCAAAGTAGAAGACTGCCTTTTTCTTTTGAAGGCGAAGATATAGTTATTGGTGAATCTAAAAAACCAAAAAAAGATAAGAATATTCTCCAACATATTTGTGAAGATATCTTAATTGCTATTGAGCGTAAACGTTGGGAAATTTATAAAGGAAAGGAAGGTATTGAGTTTACTCCACTTAATATAGCTAAAGAATCTATTATTCGGATGGATAAATCTCAGCATGATGGGGTTGGGAATAAAATTGAAGGATTGTTTTCTAAATTACCTATGTTTGATAAAGTAATGGATATGGTTGAAAATGTCGAAACTTCTGCACCTTATGTTATTTTTGTTTTAGTTCATCCAAAAGACTATAAAGAAGCTGTAAAAAGTGCAGGAAATATTTCTGTTACAATAGCTGATAGATTAAGGCTAAATAAACGACCTCTTATAGCTGTTAGAAATGATCTTTTTATGAAGCCTGGAAGTTTTGAATTGAATATCTTATATTCCGATGAAGTTGAAGAAGAGGCACCTTTCAATGTAGAAATCAAGATTAATCAACATGATGAAGTATTTATTAAGAAAAATTCTAGAAATATAGCTAGTACTGTAGCTGGAAGAATGGGATCTTGGAAATTTCCATTTGTTGCTGTTAAACCAGATATTATTTTAGAAAAACCTGGTGAATTTGAAACATTTCTTGATAAAAATGAAAAATATGGAAAAAAAGATGAATAA
- the nifH gene encoding nitrogenase iron protein, whose translation MVRKIAIYGKGGIGKSTTTQNTAAAMAHFHDQKVMIHGCDPKADSTRMILRGTMQKTMMDTLREEGEEACTVDNIMSTGFEGIKCVESGGPEPGVGCAGRGVITAISLMEMQKVYEDNLDFVFFDVLGDVVCGGFAMPIRDGKAEEIYVVASGEMMALYAANNLCKGMVKYANQSGVRLGGIICNSRNVDGELDLMEEFCKRLGTQMIHFVPRDNIVQKAEFNKRTVVDFDEGCNQANEYSELAGKIIGNENFVIPKPLSMEELEELVVEFGILD comes from the coding sequence ATGGTTAGGAAGATAGCAATTTATGGAAAAGGTGGTATTGGAAAGTCAACTACAACTCAAAATACCGCAGCAGCTATGGCACATTTTCATGATCAGAAAGTTATGATTCATGGATGTGATCCAAAAGCAGATAGTACACGTATGATTCTTAGAGGAACTATGCAAAAGACTATGATGGATACATTAAGAGAAGAAGGTGAAGAGGCCTGTACTGTTGATAATATAATGTCAACTGGATTTGAAGGAATAAAATGTGTTGAGTCTGGAGGTCCCGAACCTGGTGTAGGATGTGCTGGAAGAGGTGTTATAACAGCTATTTCACTAATGGAGATGCAAAAAGTATATGAGGATAATCTTGATTTTGTGTTTTTTGATGTTTTAGGAGATGTTGTATGTGGTGGTTTTGCAATGCCAATTCGTGATGGAAAAGCTGAAGAGATTTATGTTGTTGCTTCTGGTGAGATGATGGCATTATATGCTGCAAATAATTTATGTAAAGGTATGGTAAAATATGCAAATCAAAGTGGAGTAAGACTTGGAGGAATTATTTGTAATAGTCGTAATGTTGATGGTGAATTAGATTTGATGGAGGAATTTTGTAAAAGATTAGGAACTCAAATGATTCATTTTGTTCCAAGAGATAATATAGTTCAAAAAGCTGAGTTTAATAAAAGAACTGTAGTTGATTTTGATGAAGGTTGTAATCAAGCTAATGAATATTCTGAGCTTGCTGGAAAAATTATTGGAAATGAAAACTTTGTTATACCTAAACCATTATCTATGGAAGAATTAGAAGAATTAGTAGTTGAATTTGGTATCTTGGATTGA
- a CDS encoding P-II family nitrogen regulator, producing the protein MKMIRAIVRPEKIERVVDALDEAGFVAFTKIDVIGRGKQKGIHQNNINYDELPKRMIMLVTEDEFIDPAVDVITESAFTGNYGDGKIFVSPVEEVYTVRTRSKGI; encoded by the coding sequence ATGAAAATGATTCGAGCCATAGTGAGGCCTGAAAAGATAGAACGTGTTGTAGATGCATTAGATGAAGCCGGATTTGTTGCGTTTACAAAAATAGATGTTATAGGAAGAGGTAAACAAAAAGGAATTCATCAAAACAATATTAACTATGATGAGTTGCCTAAGAGAATGATCATGTTGGTTACAGAAGATGAGTTTATTGATCCTGCTGTAGATGTAATAACAGAATCAGCTTTCACTGGTAATTATGGTGATGGTAAAATATTTGTAAGTCCGGTTGAAGAAGTTTATACTGTGAGGACAAGATCTAAGGGAATATAA
- a CDS encoding P-II family nitrogen regulator — MKEILAIIRPSMIGKTKKVLDALGYPSLTAISAVGRGKQKSFIDEVVIVKNNDELRHYDDQMRYVPKRMISLVIPAEDVDLVVEAIMKVNSTGAYGDGKIFVCPIDNSIRVRNKDEGVEAIL; from the coding sequence ATGAAAGAGATATTAGCAATTATCAGACCATCCATGATTGGTAAAACTAAAAAAGTTTTAGATGCATTAGGTTATCCTTCTTTAACAGCTATTAGTGCTGTAGGTAGAGGTAAACAAAAATCATTTATAGATGAGGTTGTAATTGTCAAAAACAATGATGAATTGAGACACTATGATGATCAGATGAGATATGTCCCAAAAAGGATGATTTCATTGGTCATTCCTGCTGAAGATGTTGATTTGGTTGTAGAAGCAATAATGAAGGTTAATTCAACTGGAGCTTATGGTGATGGTAAGATTTTTGTTTGTCCAATAGACAATTCTATTAGAGTAAGAAACAAGGATGAAGGTGTAGAGGCAATACTTTAA